In Leishmania mexicana MHOM/GT/2001/U1103 complete genome, chromosome 20, one genomic interval encodes:
- a CDS encoding proteasome regulatory ATPase subunit, which yields MLADVAVPPSSSTAPGSNTAVSDYFLQKIHELRATQKRTLDNFERLEAQRNDLNRRVRHLKEEVQMLQESGSLVVDVVRVMGKNKVLVKAGSGQGKMVVDVDKSVDFKDLTPNARVALRSGTSAIHYILPTKVDPLVSLMKVEKAGKESTYDEIGGLSRQVKEIKEVIELPVKHPKLFEALGIEQPKGVLLYGPPGTGKTLLARAVAHHTDCTFIRVSGAELVQKYIGEGARMVRELFVMAREHSPSIIFMDEIDSIGSSRLESGENGDSEVQRTMLELLNQLDGFEASKNIKVIMATNRMDILDEALLRPGRIDRKIEFPAPDEAARFEILKIHSRKMNLTRGIDLKDIAKKTSNCSGAELKAVCTEAGMFALRERRVHITHEDFVLAVAKVMHKDQDKNVSLKKMWK from the coding sequence ATGCTCGCTGACGTTGCCGtgccgccatcctcgtcaACGGCGCCGGGGAGCAACACGGCCGTTTCTGACTACTTTCTTCAGAAGATCCACGAACTTCGCGCAACGCAGAAGCGCACCCTCGACAATTTTGAGCGACTCGAAGCCCAGCGCAATGACCTTAACCGCCGTGTCCGCCACCtcaaggaggaggtgcagatGCTTCAGGAATCCGGCTCCCTGGTCGTGGACGTTGTCAGAGTAATGGGCAAGAACAAGGTGCTGGTGAAGGCTGGTTCTGGTCAGGGAAAGATGGTGGTGGATGTGGACAAGTCGGTGGACTTCAAGGACTTGACCCCCAACGCCCGCGTTGccctgcgcagcggcacctcggCAATCCACTACATTCTGCCCACGAAGGTCGACCCGCTCGTGTCGCTCATGAAGGTTGAGAAGGCTGGCAAGGAGTCAACCTATGACGAGATCGGCGGCCTGTCGCGCCAGGTGAAGGAGATCAAGGAAGTGATCGAGCTCCCCGTAAAGCACCCAAAGCTGTTTGAGGCTCTTGGTATTGAGCAGCCGAAGGGTGTGCTTCTGTATGGCCCGCCTGGCACCGGTAAGACCCTGCTTGCGCGTGCGGTGGCACACCACACCGACTGCACCTTTATCCGTGTCAGTGGTGCGGAGCTGGTGCAGAAGTACATCGGCGAGGGTGCCCGCATGGTGCGTGAGTTGTTTGTTATGGCGCGCGAGCACAGCCCCTCAATCATTTTCATGGATGAAATCGACTCCATCGGCTCCTCGCGCCTGGAGTCGGGCGAGAACGGTGACAGTGAAGTGCAACGTACCATGCTTGAGCTCCTGAACCAGCTGGACGGCTTTGAGGCCTCCAAAAACATCAAGGTGATTATGGCAACCAACCGCATGGACATCCTtgacgaggcgctgctgcgtcctGGTCGCATCGACCGTAAGATCGAGTTCCCCGCCCCAGACGAAGCGGCCCGCTTTGAGATTCTCAAGATCCACTCGCGCAAGATGAATCTGACGCGCGGAATCGACCTCAAGGACATTGCCAAGAAAACGTCCAACTGCTCCGGCGCCGAGCTGAAGGCGGTGTGCACCGAGGCGGGCATGTTTGCCCTACGCGAGCGCCGCGTGCACATCACGCACGAGGACTTTGTGCTTGCTGTTGCCAAGGTGATGCACAAGGACCAGGACAAGAATGTGTCGTTGAAGAAGATGTGGAAGTAG